The Palleronia sp. THAF1 genome window below encodes:
- a CDS encoding NAD(P)H-dependent oxidoreductase, with the protein MNLSAMLAKRTAEGRPVRIGLIGAGKFGSMILAQAQHIDGYHIVGIADLDPSKAKASLARVHWSAEQYAATSLQDAVASGATHVTDDVGALFSNDQIEVIIEATGHPIAGVRHAMAAIDAGKHVIMVNVEADVMCGPIIAERARKAGVVYSMAYGDQPAAMCELVDWVHSCGFELVSAGKGMNFCPGYRYSTPDTVWDYFDFSEEQVKSGDFNPKMYNSFTDGTKAAIEMAAVANATGLDCPFDGLAFPPSSLDDLAEVFKPASEGGRLEKNGIVDIAASREPDGRLVPNNIQYGMFVTFRAPNEYTRQCFDQYGLLTDASGWYGSMWRPFHLIGLETSVSVLSAALRGEPTGTSNRYRGDAVATAKGDFAAGDMLDGEGGFKVWAKAIPASRAVAERALPIGLAHHVKLKRDIKRDQIVTLDDVEVADDLDIHALRDEQNALLDS; encoded by the coding sequence ATGAACCTGTCCGCAATGCTCGCCAAACGCACCGCCGAAGGCCGCCCCGTTCGCATCGGCCTGATCGGCGCGGGCAAGTTTGGCTCCATGATCCTGGCTCAAGCGCAGCACATCGACGGCTATCACATCGTGGGCATCGCCGATCTGGATCCGTCTAAGGCCAAGGCGTCGCTGGCGCGCGTCCATTGGAGCGCCGAACAGTACGCCGCCACGTCCTTGCAGGACGCCGTCGCATCGGGGGCCACCCACGTCACCGACGATGTGGGCGCCCTGTTCTCCAACGACCAGATCGAGGTTATCATCGAGGCCACCGGACACCCCATCGCCGGTGTGCGCCACGCGATGGCGGCCATCGACGCGGGCAAGCATGTGATCATGGTCAACGTCGAGGCCGACGTGATGTGCGGCCCGATCATCGCGGAACGGGCCCGCAAGGCGGGCGTGGTCTATTCCATGGCCTATGGCGACCAGCCTGCCGCCATGTGCGAGTTGGTGGACTGGGTCCACTCCTGCGGGTTCGAACTGGTATCGGCAGGCAAGGGCATGAACTTCTGCCCCGGCTACCGCTATTCCACGCCCGATACCGTCTGGGATTACTTCGACTTCAGCGAAGAACAGGTGAAATCGGGAGACTTCAATCCGAAGATGTACAACTCCTTCACCGACGGAACCAAGGCCGCCATCGAGATGGCCGCCGTGGCAAACGCAACGGGACTCGACTGTCCGTTCGACGGTCTGGCCTTCCCACCCTCTTCGCTGGATGATCTGGCCGAGGTGTTTAAACCCGCAAGCGAAGGCGGGCGGCTGGAAAAGAACGGTATCGTCGATATTGCGGCCTCCCGCGAGCCCGACGGACGCTTGGTCCCGAACAACATCCAGTACGGCATGTTCGTCACCTTCCGCGCGCCCAACGAATACACCCGCCAGTGCTTCGACCAATACGGACTGCTGACCGACGCATCCGGCTGGTACGGCAGCATGTGGCGACCGTTCCACCTGATCGGGCTGGAAACATCTGTCTCGGTCCTGTCGGCGGCGTTGCGGGGCGAACCCACGGGTACGTCGAACCGCTACCGCGGCGATGCGGTGGCCACGGCCAAGGGCGATTTCGCAGCGGGCGACATGCTGGACGGCGAAGGTGGCTTCAAGGTCTGGGCCAAGGCGATCCCCGCCAGCCGCGCCGTGGCGGAACGCGCTCTGCCCATCGGCCTTGCGCATCATGTTAAGTTGAAGCGTGACATCAAGCGCGACCAGATCGTGACGCTGGACGATGTGGAAGTGGCCGACGATCTGGATATCCACGCCTTGCGCGATGAACAGAACGCCCTGCTGGACAGCTGA
- a CDS encoding transketolase family protein, producing MADVQKMADAIRFLAIDAILNAGEGHQGVPLGMAEIAATLYARHLKADPTDPLWPDRDRVLLSNGHGSMLLYALLHLSGYEKVSLDALKSFRQLHSVCAGHPEIEQDAGIEITSGLLGQGIACAVGMAVAEERLAARFGRELVDHRTWAFVGDGCLQEGMGQEAISLAGHLQLGRLTFLWDDNQITDDGDTALSISEDVPARFRAAQWHVIEVDGHDIDALDAAMAKAKADPRPSLLACRTTIARGIPRLQGKRGGHSAPLTAQDAEDARSDRDWPYPAFQVPQPVYRDWRNALASGTQAHAGWSARLAANPDAAEYTRWISGTLLDGWTDALPRTNAPRPTIQSSGDVCDALAEALPETIVLCADLEAPTNHKRSRAAFTPNSRAGTYVHCGVREHLMGAMTCGIAAHGGLRPINVTYLAFADYERPAMRMAALMGLPAIFVFSHDSIGTGSNGPTHQPVETLAAYRAIPNMRVFRPADAVETVEAWQIALETRTGPSMFALSRQDADPVRRDTSKILSRKGAYVLAGPETDRDVTLIATGTEVGLAMRAWTTLEARGLRTTVVSMPCWELFEGQNADYQAQVLGTAPRIAVEAALKFGWERWLRPQDRFIGMTGFGASAKGPELYAHFGITEAAIVDAATELVDH from the coding sequence ATGGCAGACGTCCAGAAAATGGCCGACGCCATCCGCTTCCTTGCGATCGACGCTATCCTTAACGCGGGCGAGGGCCATCAGGGCGTGCCGCTGGGCATGGCCGAAATCGCGGCGACGCTGTATGCGCGCCACCTGAAAGCCGATCCCACCGATCCCCTTTGGCCCGATCGCGACCGGGTTCTGCTGTCGAACGGCCACGGGTCGATGCTGCTCTACGCGCTGTTGCATCTGTCGGGCTATGAGAAGGTCTCGCTGGACGCGCTGAAGTCCTTTCGCCAGTTGCACTCCGTCTGCGCGGGCCACCCCGAAATCGAGCAGGACGCAGGGATAGAGATCACGTCCGGCCTGCTGGGTCAGGGCATCGCTTGCGCCGTCGGCATGGCGGTGGCCGAAGAACGGCTGGCCGCCCGTTTCGGACGCGAGCTGGTGGATCACCGGACGTGGGCCTTCGTGGGTGACGGCTGTTTGCAGGAAGGGATGGGGCAAGAGGCGATCTCGCTCGCCGGGCATCTGCAACTGGGCCGCCTGACGTTTCTGTGGGACGACAATCAGATCACCGACGACGGCGATACCGCGCTGTCGATTTCTGAAGACGTCCCCGCCCGCTTCCGCGCGGCGCAGTGGCACGTGATCGAGGTGGACGGTCACGATATCGACGCGCTGGACGCGGCGATGGCTAAGGCGAAAGCCGATCCGCGCCCGTCGCTGCTGGCCTGTCGCACGACCATCGCGCGCGGGATCCCGCGCCTGCAGGGGAAACGCGGTGGGCATAGCGCGCCGCTGACCGCACAGGACGCCGAAGATGCACGCTCCGACCGCGATTGGCCCTACCCGGCGTTTCAGGTGCCGCAGCCTGTTTACCGAGACTGGCGTAACGCGCTGGCGTCCGGCACACAGGCCCATGCGGGCTGGTCCGCGCGGTTGGCCGCCAATCCCGACGCCGCCGAGTACACCCGCTGGATCAGCGGCACCCTGCTCGATGGCTGGACCGACGCCCTGCCCCGCACCAATGCGCCGCGCCCTACGATACAATCCTCTGGCGACGTCTGCGATGCACTGGCCGAAGCCTTGCCCGAAACCATCGTCCTTTGCGCCGATCTGGAAGCGCCCACGAACCACAAGCGCAGCCGCGCTGCCTTCACCCCCAACAGCCGCGCTGGCACCTATGTCCACTGCGGCGTGCGCGAGCATCTGATGGGCGCGATGACCTGCGGAATCGCGGCGCATGGCGGGTTGCGCCCGATCAATGTCACTTACCTTGCTTTCGCCGATTACGAGCGTCCCGCGATGCGGATGGCGGCCCTGATGGGACTGCCTGCGATCTTCGTCTTCAGCCACGACTCCATTGGCACCGGCAGCAACGGCCCGACGCACCAACCCGTCGAAACCCTCGCCGCATACCGCGCGATCCCGAACATGCGCGTCTTCCGCCCCGCCGACGCGGTAGAGACCGTCGAGGCATGGCAGATCGCATTGGAAACCCGCACCGGCCCGTCGATGTTCGCGCTGTCCCGGCAGGACGCGGACCCAGTGCGCCGCGATACGAGCAAAATCCTGTCGCGCAAAGGTGCCTACGTGCTGGCCGGGCCCGAAACGGACCGCGACGTGACCCTGATCGCCACGGGAACAGAGGTCGGTCTGGCCATGCGTGCCTGGACTACGCTGGAGGCGCGTGGCCTGCGGACCACCGTCGTCTCGATGCCCTGCTGGGAGCTGTTCGAGGGGCAGAACGCCGACTATCAGGCGCAAGTCCTTGGCACCGCACCACGCATCGCCGTAGAGGCCGCGCTGAAGTTCGGGTGGGAGCGTTGGCTGCGCCCGCAGGATCGGTTCATCGGGATGACCGGCTTTGGCGCATCGGCCAAGGGCCCGGAACTCTACGCACATTTCGGCATCACCGAAGCGGCAATCGTGGATGCTGCGACCGAACTGGTGGATCACTGA
- a CDS encoding TRAP transporter small permease subunit: MGSIIKIIDTVNEIVGRIVVVLAAVFAAIIIYDVVMRYVFNAPTRWAFDLSKQLYGFYFILLGGYALRNNAHVRVDLLIERFSDGWTRIVEVLGYVIFFFPFTWIFLTRSYDFAATSWAQGETTYGAVALPIYPLKAALCVASGLLLIQGVSQVLKILFDHREEQEIHQ; encoded by the coding sequence ATGGGTTCGATCATCAAGATCATCGATACGGTCAACGAGATCGTGGGGCGCATCGTCGTTGTGCTGGCCGCCGTCTTCGCCGCCATCATCATCTACGATGTTGTCATGCGCTACGTCTTCAACGCGCCGACCCGCTGGGCGTTCGATCTGTCGAAGCAGCTTTACGGCTTCTATTTCATCCTCCTCGGCGGCTACGCGTTGCGCAACAATGCGCACGTCCGCGTCGATCTGCTGATCGAACGCTTCTCTGACGGCTGGACCCGCATCGTCGAGGTTCTGGGCTACGTCATCTTCTTCTTCCCCTTCACCTGGATCTTCCTGACCCGCTCTTACGACTTCGCGGCAACGTCATGGGCGCAGGGTGAAACGACCTACGGCGCCGTTGCGCTGCCGATCTACCCGCTGAAGGCAGCGCTTTGCGTCGCGTCAGGTCTGCTACTGATCCAAGGTGTGTCACAGGTTTTGAAGATCCTCTTCGACCACCGTGAAGAGCAGGAGATCCATCAATGA
- a CDS encoding TRAP transporter large permease codes for MGGESIAIVMFGLLVLGLMMGHPLAFVLGGTAVLGAFIAGKPMVLGIVINRIFGDVLDNYTLIAIPLFVLMAQFLSNSGVTDKMFESLRLLMSNVRGGLALAVVFISILLAATTGIIGASITVMGVMALRPMLQYGYAPTLTTGVIAASGCLGILIPPSIMLILMASYSPLSVGELFAGAMIPGVILGLLYAGWVALLAALRPDMAPSVMPDDMPPRRELYLMLMKEAVPPLLLIFGILGSLLAGIATATEASAIGAALALVIVIARGRFSLSGFYDALRETGKTSAMILFIVVGATAFTGVFNITGGLRATQEIIRGLEMETWMLLTVMMFIVFILGAFLDWTGIVLLSFPIFLPIVQEMPSVDLLWFVVLMSIVLQTSFLTPPFGYALFYLRAIAPKEVKTTDIIKGVLPFIGLIVMMCVAVALFPGLVTWLPATLYR; via the coding sequence CTGGGCGGCGAATCCATCGCCATCGTTATGTTCGGCTTGCTGGTGCTGGGTCTGATGATGGGCCACCCGCTGGCCTTCGTGCTGGGCGGCACCGCCGTTCTGGGCGCGTTCATCGCCGGAAAGCCGATGGTGTTGGGCATCGTCATCAACCGCATCTTCGGGGATGTGCTGGACAATTACACGCTGATCGCGATCCCGCTGTTCGTGCTCATGGCCCAGTTCCTCAGTAATTCGGGCGTGACCGACAAGATGTTCGAATCCCTACGATTGCTGATGTCGAACGTGCGCGGCGGACTGGCGCTGGCAGTGGTCTTCATCTCGATCCTGCTGGCGGCGACGACCGGCATCATCGGTGCGTCGATCACCGTCATGGGCGTGATGGCGCTGCGGCCGATGCTGCAATACGGCTACGCGCCGACGCTGACGACCGGCGTGATCGCCGCGTCGGGCTGTCTGGGCATCCTGATCCCGCCGTCGATCATGCTGATCCTCATGGCGTCTTACTCACCACTGTCGGTGGGAGAGCTGTTCGCGGGCGCAATGATCCCCGGCGTCATCCTTGGCCTTCTGTACGCAGGCTGGGTCGCACTTCTGGCCGCCTTGCGCCCCGACATGGCCCCCAGCGTCATGCCCGACGACATGCCGCCGCGCCGCGAACTCTACCTCATGCTGATGAAGGAAGCGGTGCCACCGCTACTGCTGATCTTCGGCATCCTCGGCTCATTGCTGGCGGGCATCGCCACGGCGACGGAAGCCTCTGCCATCGGGGCCGCGTTGGCACTGGTCATCGTCATCGCGCGCGGGCGCTTCAGCCTGTCCGGCTTCTACGACGCACTGCGCGAGACCGGGAAGACCAGCGCGATGATCCTGTTCATCGTGGTCGGCGCCACCGCCTTTACCGGCGTGTTCAACATCACCGGCGGGCTGCGCGCGACGCAAGAGATCATCCGCGGATTGGAAATGGAAACCTGGATGCTGCTGACGGTGATGATGTTTATCGTCTTCATCCTTGGCGCATTCCTCGATTGGACCGGCATCGTGCTGCTGTCCTTCCCGATCTTCCTGCCCATCGTGCAGGAAATGCCATCGGTCGACCTGCTGTGGTTCGTCGTTCTGATGTCTATCGTTCTGCAAACCAGCTTTCTGACACCCCCCTTCGGCTATGCGTTGTTCTATCTGCGCGCCATTGCGCCGAAGGAGGTGAAGACCACGGACATCATCAAGGGGGTCCTGCCGTTCATCGGCCTGATCGTGATGATGTGCGTGGCCGTGGCGCTGTTTCCGGGTCTTGTGACCTGGCTTCCAGCCACGCTGTACCGTTGA
- the dctP gene encoding TRAP transporter substrate-binding protein DctP has product MTIRSKALAATAMTLTLAAPVAAQESWTMTTTWPSSLELIEFDRHFVELANQLTGDALTIEFFEGGSLVPAGEVFGAVQSGTVQAGADWPGYWAGRDAAFTPLATTPALFNAVDYVNWIQQWGGREFYDQTYGEYGMVYLPYGVTNNESGFHTNKSMTTLEDLQGMRLRVSGNEQGRILERLGGSQVSMAGGEVYQALERGVIDGGEFSTPNVDYSAGFQQVTTHWSTPGWHQSASVFGVSINQAAWDALDEDTQEKLRIAADATMLWSLAFTEKRATEAYAKWDEEVTVERYTDEALAEVQNIANEVIVEVSCESPSAGAVYLSMAEYLDNYAQWREASAPYNLGRSPDGPSVEELQACVDGS; this is encoded by the coding sequence ATGACTATCCGTTCCAAGGCGCTTGCCGCCACCGCCATGACGCTGACGCTTGCCGCGCCCGTCGCCGCTCAGGAAAGCTGGACGATGACGACGACGTGGCCGTCCTCGCTTGAACTGATCGAGTTCGACCGCCACTTCGTCGAATTGGCCAACCAGTTGACGGGCGACGCCCTGACCATCGAGTTCTTCGAGGGTGGTTCGCTGGTGCCAGCTGGCGAGGTGTTCGGCGCTGTGCAGTCGGGCACCGTTCAGGCCGGCGCCGACTGGCCGGGCTACTGGGCAGGCCGCGACGCCGCCTTCACCCCGCTGGCCACTACGCCGGCGCTGTTCAACGCGGTGGATTACGTCAACTGGATCCAACAGTGGGGCGGACGTGAGTTCTATGACCAGACCTACGGCGAATACGGCATGGTCTATCTGCCCTATGGCGTGACCAACAACGAATCCGGTTTCCACACCAACAAGTCGATGACCACGCTAGAAGACCTTCAGGGCATGCGCCTGCGTGTGTCCGGCAACGAACAGGGCCGCATCTTGGAACGCCTTGGCGGCAGCCAGGTCTCGATGGCCGGTGGCGAAGTCTATCAGGCACTGGAACGTGGCGTGATCGACGGTGGCGAGTTCTCAACACCGAACGTCGACTATTCGGCAGGCTTCCAGCAGGTCACGACGCACTGGTCGACCCCCGGCTGGCACCAATCGGCTTCCGTCTTCGGCGTGTCGATCAACCAAGCCGCGTGGGACGCGCTCGACGAGGACACGCAGGAAAAGCTGCGCATCGCGGCCGATGCGACGATGCTGTGGTCGCTGGCCTTCACCGAGAAGCGCGCCACCGAGGCCTACGCCAAGTGGGACGAGGAAGTGACCGTCGAGCGCTACACCGACGAAGCACTGGCAGAAGTTCAGAACATCGCGAACGAGGTGATCGTGGAGGTCTCTTGCGAGAGCCCGTCCGCAGGTGCGGTCTACCTGTCGATGGCCGAATACCTCGACAACTACGCCCAATGGCGTGAGGCATCGGCACCCTACAACCTCGGCCGCTCGCCCGATGGCCCGTCCGTAGAAGAACTGCAGGCCTGCGTCGACGGCTCGTGA
- a CDS encoding 3-carboxy-cis,cis-muconate cycloisomerase: MISVFDHPWLGGLFADEEAQAIWSPERQLSQMLAFEAAWSRALGATGRVDPDTAERAARVIEGWPADMNLLRGGTANDGLPVPALVRALKAAAGDAAEAVHVGATSQDVMDSALAMTLQHTLDLLDTRLNRLESALARADARFGQTRIMGRTRMQDALPIDAGTRFVGWASALPRHRARLAALRPRVQVVQIGGPVGDRRDIPEAMVAHVAGALGLSAGPCWHTTRDGLVECAGLMSMIAGSCGKIGQDIALMAQMQEIGIAGGGGSSAMPHKQNPIRAELLVTLARYTATQLSAIHHAQVHEQERSGAAWALEWMILPGLGVAAARSLDVAAAVIEDIEWVGGMPGPQ, encoded by the coding sequence ATGATCTCTGTCTTCGATCACCCCTGGCTCGGCGGCTTGTTCGCCGATGAAGAGGCGCAAGCGATCTGGTCGCCAGAGCGGCAGCTGTCCCAAATGCTGGCGTTCGAGGCTGCCTGGTCCCGCGCGCTGGGTGCCACCGGGCGCGTCGACCCGGACACAGCCGAACGCGCCGCCAGGGTGATTGAGGGCTGGCCAGCGGACATGAACCTGCTGCGCGGCGGGACCGCGAATGACGGCCTTCCGGTACCTGCTTTGGTGCGCGCACTGAAGGCCGCAGCCGGTGACGCGGCAGAGGCGGTGCATGTCGGCGCGACCTCGCAAGACGTCATGGACAGCGCGCTGGCGATGACGCTGCAGCACACGCTCGACCTACTGGATACGCGGTTAAATCGATTGGAAAGTGCGCTCGCGCGGGCCGATGCGCGGTTCGGCCAAACCCGCATCATGGGCCGTACCCGGATGCAGGACGCGCTGCCCATCGACGCCGGAACCCGGTTCGTTGGCTGGGCATCTGCTTTGCCGCGCCATCGGGCACGGCTGGCGGCCCTGCGACCCCGTGTACAGGTCGTTCAGATCGGCGGCCCGGTGGGCGACAGAAGGGACATTCCGGAGGCGATGGTTGCGCATGTGGCCGGTGCGCTCGGCCTTTCCGCCGGACCCTGCTGGCACACGACGCGGGACGGTCTGGTCGAATGCGCTGGGCTGATGTCGATGATCGCGGGCAGCTGCGGCAAGATCGGGCAGGACATCGCGCTTATGGCGCAGATGCAGGAGATTGGAATTGCCGGGGGTGGTGGGTCATCTGCGATGCCGCACAAGCAGAACCCGATCCGCGCGGAATTGTTGGTCACGCTCGCACGGTACACCGCCACGCAGCTATCCGCGATACACCATGCGCAGGTTCACGAACAGGAGCGCTCCGGCGCTGCGTGGGCGTTGGAGTGGATGATCCTGCCGGGGCTGGGCGTGGCTGCGGCGCGTAGTCTGGATGTAGCGGCGGCGGTCATAGAGGATATCGAATGGGTCGGTGGAATGCCTGGCCCGCAATAG
- the pcaD gene encoding 3-oxoadipate enol-lactonase: MPEFAQLNGTVIHYAHRPGAGRPLVFLNSLGTDFRIWDAVIDRLAGDHPILRMDKRGHGLSRTDPADTATYAADVAALMDARVITDALVCSVSVGGLIAQQLTLTRPDLVAGLILSNTGAKIGDHAFWTARLDTLAAQGLDVMADVVMERWFSHAFRTERPTELAGYHAMLSRTPTEGYATCCAAIRDTDLRSRLAEITKPAICIAGSDDLSTPPELLAGLADALPDAECRLIDGGGHLPCIEAPDAVVRAIHDLLARLG, encoded by the coding sequence ATGCCTGAGTTTGCCCAGCTCAACGGGACGGTCATCCACTACGCCCATCGCCCCGGCGCCGGGCGGCCACTGGTCTTCCTGAACAGCCTCGGCACCGATTTCCGCATCTGGGATGCGGTGATCGACCGGCTGGCAGGCGACCATCCGATCTTGCGGATGGACAAGCGCGGCCACGGTCTCAGCCGGACCGACCCCGCCGATACGGCCACCTACGCCGCCGATGTTGCGGCTTTGATGGACGCGCGGGTCATCACAGACGCGCTGGTTTGCAGCGTGTCGGTCGGTGGGCTGATCGCGCAGCAGCTGACCCTGACGCGTCCCGATCTGGTCGCGGGGCTGATCCTGTCGAACACCGGGGCGAAGATCGGCGATCATGCGTTCTGGACGGCCCGGCTGGACACGCTTGCTGCGCAGGGGCTGGACGTCATGGCTGACGTGGTGATGGAGCGCTGGTTTTCGCACGCCTTCCGCACCGAGCGCCCGACCGAGCTTGCAGGCTACCACGCCATGCTGTCCCGCACGCCGACCGAGGGCTACGCCACCTGCTGCGCCGCCATTCGCGACACAGACCTGCGGAGCCGACTGGCCGAGATCACCAAGCCCGCGATCTGCATCGCGGGCAGTGATGACCTGTCGACGCCGCCCGAATTGCTCGCCGGGTTGGCAGATGCTTTGCCCGATGCAGAGTGCCGCCTTATCGACGGGGGCGGTCATCTTCCCTGCATCGAGGCGCCAGATGCCGTCGTCCGCGCAATCCATGATCTGCTGGCGCGGCTGGGATGA
- a CDS encoding 3-keto-5-aminohexanoate cleavage protein → MSDPAIICVAITGSVPTKADNPAVPTTLSEQIESTHAAFEAGASICHAHVRNDDETPSSDPDRFAALKEGVEAHCPGMIMQLSTGGRSGAGKARGGMLPLRPDMASLSVGSNNFPTRVYENPPDLVTWLASEMRTYDVKPEIEAFDLSHIYQAKTIKDRGELLGTPYVQFVMGVQNAMPAVRRVFDFYVQTVHELFGADAPWCAAGIGRHQVELNRWAAEAGGHLRAGLEDNIRLDRETLAPSNAALVKRAADIVVEAGRTVATPAQARAILGLRAAP, encoded by the coding sequence ATGTCTGATCCCGCCATCATCTGCGTCGCCATCACCGGGTCCGTCCCGACGAAGGCCGACAATCCCGCCGTTCCCACGACCCTGTCCGAGCAGATCGAAAGCACGCACGCCGCGTTCGAGGCCGGAGCCAGTATTTGCCACGCCCACGTCCGCAACGACGACGAGACGCCGTCGTCAGACCCCGACCGCTTCGCCGCTCTGAAAGAGGGGGTCGAAGCGCATTGCCCCGGCATGATCATGCAGCTCTCGACCGGGGGACGCTCTGGCGCTGGGAAGGCGCGCGGCGGGATGCTGCCCTTGCGACCCGACATGGCGTCGCTGTCCGTGGGCTCGAACAACTTCCCCACGCGCGTCTATGAGAACCCGCCCGATCTGGTGACATGGCTGGCGTCCGAGATGCGAACCTACGACGTGAAGCCTGAAATCGAAGCGTTCGACCTGTCTCACATCTATCAGGCCAAGACGATAAAGGACCGTGGGGAGTTGCTGGGCACGCCCTACGTACAATTCGTCATGGGTGTGCAGAACGCCATGCCCGCCGTGCGCCGCGTCTTCGATTTCTACGTGCAGACGGTGCATGAGCTGTTCGGCGCGGACGCGCCCTGGTGTGCTGCCGGGATCGGGCGGCATCAGGTGGAACTGAACCGCTGGGCCGCCGAAGCGGGCGGCCACCTGCGCGCCGGGCTGGAGGATAATATCCGACTTGACCGCGAGACGCTTGCGCCCTCGAACGCCGCGCTGGTGAAGCGGGCGGCGGATATCGTGGTCGAGGCTGGGCGCACGGTCGCGACGCCTGCGCAGGCGCGGGCGATCCTGGGCCTGCGGGCTGCGCCATGA
- the pcaG gene encoding protocatechuate 3,4-dioxygenase subunit alpha, whose translation MPLEYPKESPSQTAGPFVHIGTVPSLAGLSLHPIAFGQTIAGPDVVGDRIVIEGHVYDGMGAPVRDMLIEVWQADPNGIYPHPADTRHAEVDSGFTGFGRVATDFDTGSFRIETVKPGSVPGRHDRPQAPHLSLWMVARGINVGLQTRLYFGDEAEANAADPLLALIDPATRRDTLIARAEGDGRYTFDIRLQGPKETVFLDV comes from the coding sequence ATGCCGCTGGAATACCCCAAGGAGTCGCCGTCCCAGACCGCCGGGCCGTTTGTCCATATCGGCACGGTGCCGTCGCTTGCGGGATTGTCACTGCATCCGATCGCGTTCGGGCAGACCATTGCCGGACCCGACGTTGTCGGGGACCGCATTGTCATTGAAGGCCACGTCTACGACGGCATGGGCGCACCGGTGCGCGACATGCTGATCGAGGTTTGGCAGGCCGATCCGAACGGCATCTATCCGCACCCCGCCGATACGCGCCACGCCGAGGTGGACTCCGGCTTCACAGGCTTCGGGCGGGTGGCGACCGACTTCGACACCGGGTCTTTTCGCATCGAGACGGTAAAACCCGGTTCCGTTCCGGGCCGCCACGATCGCCCTCAAGCGCCGCACCTGTCGCTGTGGATGGTCGCGCGCGGGATCAACGTCGGGCTGCAAACCCGTCTCTATTTCGGGGATGAGGCAGAGGCGAACGCCGCCGATCCGCTTCTGGCGTTGATCGACCCGGCCACCCGCCGCGACACCTTGATCGCGCGCGCCGAAGGCGATGGGCGATACACCTTCGATATCCGGCTGCAAGGCCCCAAGGAGACCGTGTTCCTAGATGTCTGA
- the pcaH gene encoding protocatechuate 3,4-dioxygenase subunit beta — protein MSWDYYQRDRRWHPPALTPDYKTSVARSPRLPLLSVESSLSEITGPTFSHTSLGDLDNDLIHNYTGEAAIGERTIVHGHVMDENGRPVRGALLEVWQANAGGRYRHVKDGYLAPLDPNFGGCGRCLTDDEGGYVFRTVKPGAYPFRNSANSWRMAHIHFSIFGAGLAQRLITQMYFEGDPLRAQDPIAQTIPDAAALDRLVAPLDLNASIPLDSLAYRFDIVLRGSRQTLFENKMEGA, from the coding sequence ATGAGTTGGGACTACTACCAGCGCGACCGGCGGTGGCATCCGCCCGCGCTGACGCCCGACTACAAGACCAGCGTTGCGCGCAGCCCGCGCCTGCCGCTTCTGTCGGTCGAGAGCTCGCTGTCCGAGATCACCGGACCGACGTTCAGCCACACCTCCCTTGGCGATTTGGACAATGATCTGATCCACAACTACACGGGCGAAGCGGCCATCGGTGAGCGCACTATCGTCCACGGACACGTGATGGATGAGAACGGACGCCCCGTGCGCGGTGCGCTGTTGGAGGTGTGGCAGGCCAACGCCGGGGGGCGGTATCGGCACGTGAAGGACGGCTACCTTGCCCCGCTTGATCCGAACTTCGGCGGCTGCGGTCGGTGCCTGACGGACGACGAAGGCGGTTATGTCTTTCGCACTGTAAAGCCGGGCGCCTACCCGTTCCGGAACTCCGCGAATTCTTGGCGGATGGCACATATCCACTTCTCGATCTTCGGGGCGGGACTGGCGCAGCGGCTGATTACCCAAATGTATTTCGAAGGCGATCCCCTGCGTGCACAAGACCCCATCGCCCAGACCATCCCCGATGCCGCTGCGCTGGATCGGCTGGTCGCGCCGCTGGACCTGAACGCCTCGATCCCGCTGGACAGCCTTGCCTACCGCTTCGACATCGTTCTGCGCGGCAGTCGCCAGACGCTGTTCGAGAACAAGATGGAAGGCGCGTGA
- the pcaC gene encoding 4-carboxymuconolactone decarboxylase, protein MTDRYDAGMRVRRAVLGDAHVNRAEAAKTDFDAPFQEMITEGAWGTVWASDAITARERSMLTIALLAATGNFDELAMHVRATARTGASASDIREALMHVAIYAGVPRANHALKIARETFAEEGAP, encoded by the coding sequence ATGACCGACCGATACGACGCTGGCATGAGGGTGCGCCGCGCTGTTCTGGGGGACGCGCATGTGAACCGCGCGGAAGCCGCGAAGACCGACTTCGACGCGCCGTTCCAAGAGATGATAACCGAGGGCGCGTGGGGTACTGTCTGGGCATCGGACGCGATCACGGCGCGCGAACGATCGATGCTGACGATCGCCTTGCTCGCCGCAACCGGCAATTTCGACGAACTTGCGATGCACGTCCGCGCAACCGCACGCACGGGGGCCAGCGCCAGTGATATTCGCGAGGCCCTGATGCACGTAGCGATCTACGCTGGTGTCCCGCGCGCCAATCACGCGCTGAAGATCGCGCGCGAGACTTTTGCCGAAGAGGGCGCGCCATGA